From the Actinomycetota bacterium genome, one window contains:
- a CDS encoding alanine racemase gives MTFTLTINAQQFRTHLANVLAQNSDAGADVIPVIKGNGYGFGRSLLAGEVTSLGLEQVCVGTIWEAEELLEGFSGTVIVLEPILGADQFALLEWKKLLTTHADRLVAVIAGTDIGQLKEFGLKQVWLEVRTSMNRFGLTVSQIATLTKQFENQISIAGFSLHLPIAQSNLSSLVKFETQSVNTYSNKVREVLGLISWLREVAEIDSGPLSVMISHLSPSEVAAVRRECPDVQLRIRLGTSLWLGAEKALTVTGTVLAIHHLSSTDKAGYQQNSGGKQVAVVSGGTAHGVALAAPIPATNLRKRGIAIVEGIAQAVGKVRSPFSLNGQNLNFVEPPHMQVSMLWADNLGLKVGDQINCNVRNTTASFDAVIWE, from the coding sequence ATGACTTTTACATTAACCATTAACGCGCAGCAATTCCGAACACACTTGGCTAACGTGCTAGCCCAAAATAGTGACGCTGGTGCAGATGTTATTCCAGTAATAAAAGGTAACGGCTACGGATTCGGGCGCTCATTACTGGCTGGCGAAGTGACAAGTCTTGGCCTTGAGCAGGTTTGTGTTGGGACCATTTGGGAGGCCGAGGAATTACTCGAAGGATTCTCGGGCACAGTAATTGTGCTTGAGCCGATTCTTGGGGCAGACCAATTTGCGTTACTTGAATGGAAGAAGCTGCTTACAACTCATGCCGATCGGTTAGTTGCAGTTATTGCAGGTACGGATATTGGCCAGCTGAAAGAATTTGGCTTGAAGCAAGTTTGGCTTGAAGTCAGAACTTCAATGAATCGCTTCGGTCTTACTGTGTCCCAAATTGCAACTTTGACTAAACAGTTTGAAAATCAAATATCTATCGCAGGTTTTTCCTTACACTTGCCCATAGCGCAATCTAATCTTTCTAGCTTGGTCAAATTTGAGACGCAAAGTGTAAATACTTACTCAAATAAAGTTAGAGAAGTTCTTGGACTAATCTCCTGGTTAAGAGAAGTTGCTGAAATAGATTCAGGCCCTCTCTCAGTCATGATTTCGCATCTAAGCCCAAGTGAAGTTGCAGCAGTAAGGCGCGAATGCCCAGATGTCCAACTGCGGATCAGGTTAGGTACATCGCTATGGCTAGGAGCTGAGAAGGCTCTGACAGTTACCGGAACTGTGCTAGCAATTCACCACTTGAGTTCGACTGACAAGGCTGGCTACCAACAGAACTCCGGCGGGAAACAAGTAGCTGTAGTAAGTGGTGGAACTGCTCATGGGGTAGCGCTTGCAGCGCCGATTCCTGCGACAAATTTGCGCAAACGTGGAATTGCAATTGTTGAAGGTATCGCGCAAGCAGTTGGAAAAGTTCGTTCACCATTTTCGCTAAATGGTCAGAATCTGAATTTTGTTGAACCGCCACACATGCAAGTATCTATGTTGTGGGCCGACAATCTGGGTCTCAAAGTTGGCGACCAAATTAATTGCAATGTACGAAATACGACAGCGAGCTTCGACGCAGTTATTTGGGAATAA
- a CDS encoding aminodeoxychorismate/anthranilate synthase component II, producing MTRILVIDNYDSFVYNIVQYLGQLGVEVDVRRNDEVSIEQARHYDGILLSPGPGTPSDAGVCINVIRELGGEIPIFGVCLGHQAIAEAFGATVSRAPELLHGKTSQIFHQGASVMTPLPNPFTATRYHSLAVEAATVPAELDVTGQTESGVVMGLRHKNFDIEGVQFHPESVLTEGGHIMLAEWLARCGATDAPSVAKNLMPLINSAQT from the coding sequence ATGACTCGGATTTTGGTAATTGATAATTACGACAGCTTTGTCTACAACATCGTGCAATACCTGGGACAACTTGGCGTCGAAGTTGATGTGCGTCGCAATGATGAAGTCTCGATAGAACAAGCGCGTCATTACGATGGAATCTTGCTCTCACCTGGTCCTGGCACACCAAGTGATGCCGGAGTTTGTATAAATGTGATTAGAGAGCTTGGGGGAGAGATTCCAATCTTTGGAGTTTGCCTGGGGCACCAGGCGATAGCCGAAGCTTTTGGTGCGACAGTATCTCGAGCGCCTGAATTACTACATGGCAAAACTTCGCAAATTTTTCATCAGGGTGCCAGCGTTATGACGCCACTGCCAAATCCGTTTACTGCTACTCGCTACCATTCACTTGCTGTTGAGGCAGCGACTGTACCAGCTGAACTTGATGTGACTGGACAGACTGAGTCTGGCGTCGTAATGGGACTGCGACATAAGAACTTTGATATTGAAGGTGTGCAATTCCACCCAGAATCGGTGTTGACAGAAGGTGGTCACATTATGCTCGCCGAATGGCTAGCTAGATGTGGAGCGACAGATGCACCGAGCGTCGCTAAAAATTTAATGCCGCTAATTAACAGTGCTCAAACTTAA
- a CDS encoding 30S ribosomal protein S6, with product MRHYEVVVILDPELEERTVAPSLDTFLNVVKNDGGTVHNVDVWGRRRMAYEINKKGDGIYALLDIDCTPAAVSELDRQLSLNESVLRTKVIRVDK from the coding sequence ATGCGTCACTACGAAGTAGTCGTAATCCTTGACCCAGAACTCGAAGAGCGCACCGTTGCTCCGTCACTCGACACATTTCTAAATGTTGTTAAGAATGATGGCGGCACTGTGCACAACGTCGATGTTTGGGGTCGCCGTCGCATGGCATATGAAATCAACAAAAAGGGCGATGGTATTTATGCCCTGCTCGACATTGATTGCACACCAGCGGCCGTATCCGAATTAGATCGTCAGCTATCTCTGAATGAATCAGTGCTTCGCACTAAGGTCATTCGGGTTGATAAGTAG
- a CDS encoding 50S ribosomal protein L9: MKLILTQEVSGLGSAGDVVEVKDGYGRNFLVPQGLATAWTRGGEKQVTTIKRARNKRAVRDHDHALEVKAALEATPVVLSVRAGEQGRLFGSVTVADIAAAITTASVDKRKVLLSAPVKTTGRHSVRVQLTADVVADVTLDVRGAKR; the protein is encoded by the coding sequence ATGAAACTTATTCTTACTCAAGAAGTATCAGGGCTAGGTTCTGCTGGCGATGTTGTAGAAGTCAAAGATGGCTATGGCCGCAACTTCCTAGTTCCACAAGGGCTAGCAACAGCATGGACTCGTGGTGGTGAAAAGCAGGTAACCACCATCAAGCGGGCCCGCAACAAGCGTGCCGTACGTGACCACGATCATGCGCTTGAAGTCAAAGCAGCCCTGGAAGCCACTCCAGTAGTTTTGAGCGTGCGTGCCGGTGAACAAGGTCGCCTGTTTGGTTCAGTGACCGTAGCCGACATCGCTGCAGCCATCACCACCGCATCCGTAGACAAGCGCAAAGTTCTCCTGAGCGCACCGGTAAAGACAACTGGTCGTCACTCAGTTCGCGTTCAGCTAACTGCTGATGTAGTTGCAGATGTGACACTCGATGTACGTGGAGCAAAACGCTAA
- a CDS encoding cell division protein CrgA, which yields MPISKPRKNKPAFTPPPTANPKSVKFGNPAWLAPAMVAMFILGLLWIVVFYLAGPKVPVMKELNNIQNILVGFGFIGVGFGFATRWK from the coding sequence ATGCCAATTTCAAAGCCCCGCAAAAACAAGCCTGCATTTACCCCGCCACCGACAGCAAATCCAAAGTCGGTAAAGTTCGGAAATCCCGCTTGGCTAGCTCCGGCCATGGTGGCTATGTTCATTCTGGGACTGCTGTGGATTGTGGTGTTCTATTTAGCTGGCCCCAAAGTCCCAGTAATGAAGGAATTAAACAATATCCAGAACATCCTGGTGGGCTTTGGCTTTATCGGTGTTGGCTTTGGCTTCGCAACTCGCTGGAAGTGA
- a CDS encoding DUF881 domain-containing protein — protein sequence MAVIRPHRWKNLWITPQRGSLTKHILVGVIAAAAGVLFIASHITARGTDLRTGGVEDLRDLVIYRAGHVAKLTAKANELDAKVRVLAGENIPNSLTTKVKALDEQAGNTGLLGPGLVVTLNDAPREPGSALPDGVSPDDLVVHQQDVQAVVNAFWRGGAKGVQVMDQRLISTSAIRCVGNTLLLQGRVYSPPFRISAIGNVPDLEEALYSEPGVIVYRDYVKQLNLGWDVKIKSSMYLPAWRGSIS from the coding sequence ATGGCTGTAATTCGTCCCCATCGGTGGAAAAACCTGTGGATAACTCCACAACGGGGGAGTCTGACCAAACACATCTTGGTGGGGGTAATTGCCGCCGCCGCCGGCGTTCTATTCATAGCCAGTCACATAACCGCACGCGGTACCGATTTGCGCACTGGCGGAGTCGAAGACTTAAGAGATCTAGTCATCTACCGGGCGGGCCATGTTGCCAAACTTACGGCTAAAGCAAATGAATTGGATGCCAAAGTTCGCGTGCTTGCAGGGGAAAACATTCCCAACAGTCTCACAACTAAAGTCAAAGCATTGGATGAGCAAGCAGGAAATACCGGTTTACTCGGTCCAGGACTAGTGGTTACTTTGAATGACGCACCTCGCGAGCCAGGTAGCGCATTGCCCGATGGGGTCAGTCCTGATGATTTAGTAGTACATCAACAAGATGTTCAAGCAGTAGTGAATGCATTTTGGCGTGGCGGCGCAAAGGGAGTCCAGGTTATGGATCAGCGCCTAATTTCTACCTCCGCCATACGCTGTGTCGGTAACACGCTCTTGTTGCAGGGACGGGTTTACAGTCCACCGTTTCGAATCTCTGCAATCGGAAATGTGCCAGATTTGGAGGAGGCGTTGTACTCGGAACCTGGTGTGATTGTTTATCGTGATTATGTAAAACAACTCAATTTGGGTTGGGATGTAAAAATCAAGTCGTCAATGTACTTGCCCGCTTGGCGCGGCTCCATCTCTTAA
- the rpsR gene encoding 30S ribosomal protein S18: MAKPPVKKFKKKVCAFCREDAPVIDYKDVTTLRKFISDRGKIRARRVTGNCTQHQRDIANSVKNAREIALLPYTSSAR; this comes from the coding sequence ATGGCTAAGCCACCAGTAAAGAAATTCAAGAAGAAAGTGTGCGCATTCTGTCGAGAAGACGCACCAGTAATTGACTACAAAGATGTAACGACTCTTCGTAAGTTCATATCAGATCGCGGCAAGATTCGTGCTCGTCGCGTGACCGGAAACTGCACTCAGCACCAACGCGATATCGCAAATTCAGTTAAGAATGCTCGCGAAATCGCCCTGTTGCCTTACACCTCAAGTGCTCGCTAA
- a CDS encoding peptidylprolyl isomerase, whose protein sequence is MTTMTFHTNMGDIRLNIFDTHSPKTAATILGLAQGTVDWTHPATNAATTAPLYDGVIFHRVIDGFMIQGGDPLGRGTGGPGFKFADEFHPELVFDRPYLLAMANAGPNTNGSQFFITVSPTPHLNFKHTIFGEVADQESRDVVDAIAKTPVGPMDRPLEDVVINSVTVE, encoded by the coding sequence ATGACAACAATGACATTTCATACCAACATGGGCGACATTCGGTTAAACATCTTTGATACCCATTCGCCAAAAACTGCTGCTACCATCTTGGGATTAGCTCAAGGAACAGTTGACTGGACTCATCCAGCAACAAACGCAGCTACTACTGCACCACTCTATGACGGTGTAATTTTTCATCGAGTTATCGATGGCTTCATGATTCAAGGTGGTGACCCACTAGGGCGCGGTACTGGCGGTCCAGGATTCAAGTTCGCTGACGAATTTCACCCTGAGCTTGTTTTCGATCGCCCATACTTGCTGGCAATGGCTAACGCTGGGCCAAATACAAATGGCTCACAGTTTTTTATCACCGTTAGCCCGACTCCACATTTAAACTTCAAGCACACAATTTTTGGTGAAGTAGCCGACCAAGAAAGCCGTGATGTGGTGGACGCGATAGCCAAGACTCCAGTCGGGCCAATGGATCGACCGCTCGAAGACGTAGTTATCAATTCTGTAACCGTCGAGTAA
- a CDS encoding single-stranded DNA-binding protein, with product MAQGDVTVTVTGNLTGDPELRFTPNGQAVASFTVASTTRVLDRNTNEWKDGDTLFLRCSVWRQYAENVAESLTKGTRVIVTGRLKQRSYETKEGEKRTVVEMDVDDVGPVLRNATAKVTRVTRGDSGGFNGGSAPADDPWAAPAPMDEPPF from the coding sequence ATGGCACAAGGCGATGTAACAGTTACCGTTACCGGAAATCTCACTGGTGATCCTGAACTACGTTTTACTCCAAACGGCCAAGCAGTTGCTTCATTCACCGTTGCCTCAACCACTCGAGTGCTTGATCGCAATACCAACGAATGGAAAGACGGAGACACGCTGTTTCTAAGGTGCAGTGTTTGGCGTCAATACGCAGAAAACGTAGCGGAGTCTTTGACAAAAGGCACCCGCGTAATCGTTACTGGTCGGTTAAAACAGCGTTCATACGAAACCAAAGAAGGCGAAAAGCGCACTGTGGTTGAAATGGATGTTGACGATGTCGGCCCAGTATTACGAAACGCAACGGCAAAAGTTACTCGTGTCACCCGTGGTGATAGTGGTGGCTTCAATGGCGGTTCTGCTCCGGCAGACGACCCTTGGGCAGCACCAGCACCAATGGATGAACCACCTTTTTAA
- a CDS encoding peptidoglycan bridge formation glycyltransferase FemA/FemB family protein, with protein sequence MDVREISPEAHLAYLRSKPSISFLQTPAWGKVKTDWSAISLGWFDQENLVGAGLLLTRKLPKVKKFFGYLPEGPDLDWDNPLTVESALEALIRYAKTKNIFHLKMGPHIWKRRWNNETLKHAIAEGAVRRISDLPADLTNSSATTLIKLLRKGGWQQPVNNEAEFGDFQPRFVFQLELSGQSRDDLFAGFNQLWRRNIRKAEKTEVRVRIGTFEDLQLFHECYVETAKRDGFHPRPLTYFQHMYRTMKAESDERIELFIAQHQDHKGAIAATTLTRVGNHAWYSYGASTTAARELRPSNAIQWQMISHALAAGCETYDLRGISDTLDPNNHLFGLIQFKLGTGGYAQEYVGEWDFHISPLLAKAFNIYMSRRR encoded by the coding sequence ATGGATGTGCGTGAGATAAGCCCTGAGGCCCATCTGGCTTACCTGCGCAGCAAGCCCAGCATCTCATTCTTACAAACTCCAGCCTGGGGAAAGGTCAAGACTGATTGGTCTGCCATCTCACTTGGCTGGTTTGACCAAGAAAACTTAGTCGGCGCTGGATTACTATTAACTCGCAAACTTCCTAAAGTAAAAAAATTTTTCGGCTATCTGCCCGAAGGCCCTGACTTGGACTGGGACAATCCACTCACTGTTGAAAGTGCTCTCGAAGCACTTATTAGGTACGCAAAAACAAAAAACATTTTTCATCTGAAGATGGGGCCACATATCTGGAAGAGGCGGTGGAATAATGAAACGCTAAAGCATGCAATTGCAGAAGGTGCAGTCAGGCGAATAAGCGATTTGCCTGCCGATCTAACAAATAGTTCAGCAACGACTCTGATAAAACTGTTACGCAAAGGCGGTTGGCAGCAGCCAGTTAATAATGAAGCCGAGTTTGGTGACTTCCAGCCCCGTTTTGTTTTTCAATTAGAACTATCTGGACAAAGTAGAGATGATTTATTCGCTGGATTCAATCAACTTTGGCGGCGCAACATTCGAAAAGCCGAAAAGACTGAAGTGCGAGTGCGAATTGGCACTTTTGAGGACCTTCAACTGTTTCATGAGTGTTATGTAGAGACCGCCAAGCGTGATGGATTTCATCCAAGACCACTTACTTACTTTCAACACATGTATCGCACCATGAAGGCTGAATCAGATGAGCGAATTGAGTTGTTCATTGCACAGCATCAAGACCATAAGGGGGCAATCGCGGCAACAACATTGACTCGGGTAGGAAATCACGCGTGGTATTCATATGGTGCATCCACTACAGCGGCTCGAGAACTGCGACCGAGTAATGCTATTCAGTGGCAGATGATTTCACATGCATTGGCGGCCGGCTGTGAAACTTATGACCTTCGAGGGATTTCAGACACACTAGATCCCAATAACCACTTGTTTGGTCTTATCCAGTTCAAACTAGGCACTGGTGGCTACGCTCAAGAGTATGTAGGTGAGTGGGATTTTCACATCTCGCCACTATTAGCCAAAGCCTTCAACATTTATATGAGTCGTCGGAGATAA
- a CDS encoding deoxyribonuclease IV — MSKIEIGAHVGSDDPISDAKALNIPHIQIFCGEPQTFKGATFPHPGGAAGLKEQAIAENIGIYVHARYVINVASANNKVRIPSRKLLQTDVDAAAEIGARAVIVHGGHITADDDPESGFENWAKALNGLDMKVPVLIENTAGGSHAMARQLATISRLWDFVGGSGVGFCLDTCHAHAGGIALGDVAEKIIGITGKIDLIHCNDSRDEFDSGRDRHANLGHGNIDLSEIIHCLTVADAPVILETPSDGVLEDIALLANALN, encoded by the coding sequence ATGAGCAAGATTGAAATTGGTGCCCATGTGGGCTCTGACGACCCAATATCTGACGCAAAAGCCTTAAATATCCCGCATATTCAGATTTTTTGTGGTGAACCGCAGACTTTTAAAGGGGCGACATTTCCCCATCCCGGCGGTGCGGCAGGGCTCAAGGAGCAGGCTATTGCCGAAAATATTGGGATTTATGTTCATGCCCGCTATGTGATCAATGTGGCAAGTGCCAATAATAAGGTGCGGATTCCAAGCCGCAAACTACTCCAAACAGACGTAGATGCTGCTGCCGAAATTGGCGCCAGAGCTGTGATTGTTCATGGCGGGCACATTACTGCTGATGATGACCCAGAGTCTGGCTTTGAAAATTGGGCCAAAGCATTAAATGGACTAGACATGAAAGTTCCCGTTCTAATTGAAAACACCGCCGGTGGTAGTCATGCCATGGCCAGACAATTAGCGACGATTTCCCGACTTTGGGATTTTGTCGGCGGCAGTGGTGTTGGTTTTTGCCTTGACACTTGCCATGCCCATGCTGGTGGAATCGCACTGGGTGATGTTGCTGAAAAAATAATTGGTATCACAGGAAAAATTGATTTGATTCACTGCAACGACAGTCGAGATGAATTCGATTCAGGTCGTGACCGACATGCAAATCTAGGACACGGCAACATAGATTTATCGGAAATTATTCATTGCTTAACCGTGGCCGATGCACCAGTAATTTTAGAGACACCGAGTGATGGAGTTCTCGAAGATATCGCACTGCTAGCGAATGCACTTAACTAA
- the pknB gene encoding Stk1 family PASTA domain-containing Ser/Thr kinase, which translates to MHITHLNDRYEVGQVIGRGGMAEVHEGVDTRLNRRVAIKILRPDLARDPLFQDRFRREAHAAAGLNHPNVVAVYDSGEQQVEGVSVPYIVMEYVDGVTLRHLLTNGPRIMPERSLEITAGILAALDYAHRHGIVHRDIKPANIMINAHGDAKVMDFGIARAISDIATSTTSSSAVMGTAQYLSPEQARGEVVDARSDIYAAGCVMYELLTGRPPFTGETAVSIAYQHVNELAKPPSHVDSAISTTLDAIVLHSLAKHPSQRYQTAAEMRSDVERAMAGLPIAVAVAAAEVVNVPTVAIPLADTAVLPRVNEVVTAPKSPAQPKRGRWVAFGLLAALAIGAMVFGWTKLNSGGASVQAPTLVGLTIEQAKTKLSEAKLVLGTQTPQNDPSAPLGSILSQKPEAGTSLTEGSAIDVVFSAGAAKATVPDLKDAKSEDDANKTLGDAGLKLGKIILKDSPTNIDVPPAGTVLSQSPAAQTSVEAGSSVDVTISSGKVTVPYVVGETKTQANNDLVNSGFNVQVIFEPHWDKPDGIVLAQTPGKGQGGAPGSKVTLTVSKLVPKPTQSPTPSVSPSASTSPVP; encoded by the coding sequence ATGCATATCACGCACCTAAATGATCGATATGAAGTTGGTCAGGTAATTGGTCGTGGCGGAATGGCCGAAGTGCACGAAGGCGTTGATACTCGGTTAAATCGTCGAGTCGCTATTAAAATTCTACGTCCAGACTTAGCAAGAGATCCACTTTTTCAAGATCGCTTTCGGCGTGAAGCACATGCCGCGGCCGGATTGAATCATCCAAACGTTGTCGCTGTTTACGATAGCGGTGAACAACAAGTTGAAGGCGTCTCTGTGCCATACATCGTTATGGAATACGTTGACGGCGTAACATTGCGCCACCTACTAACTAACGGTCCGCGCATTATGCCGGAGCGAAGCCTCGAGATAACCGCAGGAATTCTGGCTGCCCTCGATTACGCACATCGGCATGGAATTGTACATCGCGACATTAAGCCAGCAAATATCATGATTAATGCTCATGGCGATGCGAAGGTTATGGATTTTGGAATTGCCCGAGCCATTAGTGACATCGCAACTTCGACAACTTCTTCAAGTGCAGTGATGGGTACTGCCCAGTACCTCTCGCCTGAGCAGGCGCGGGGTGAAGTAGTTGATGCTAGAAGTGATATTTATGCGGCTGGCTGTGTAATGTATGAACTTCTGACAGGACGTCCGCCATTCACTGGTGAAACTGCGGTATCGATCGCATATCAACACGTCAACGAACTTGCTAAACCACCTTCACATGTGGATAGCGCAATCTCGACAACATTAGACGCCATTGTCCTTCACTCTTTGGCCAAACATCCATCTCAGCGTTATCAAACTGCGGCCGAGATGCGCTCCGATGTTGAACGAGCTATGGCTGGATTACCTATTGCTGTGGCAGTTGCTGCAGCTGAAGTGGTAAATGTTCCTACAGTTGCAATACCACTTGCCGACACTGCAGTGCTACCTCGGGTCAATGAGGTGGTTACTGCACCTAAATCACCTGCTCAGCCAAAGAGGGGTAGATGGGTTGCATTTGGCTTACTTGCCGCACTAGCAATAGGTGCCATGGTTTTTGGCTGGACCAAACTAAATTCTGGTGGTGCCAGTGTTCAGGCTCCAACTTTGGTTGGTTTAACCATTGAGCAGGCTAAAACAAAACTAAGTGAAGCGAAATTGGTGCTAGGGACCCAGACTCCGCAAAACGATCCGAGTGCACCCCTTGGCTCAATCCTTAGCCAGAAACCTGAAGCTGGAACCTCTCTAACAGAAGGCTCGGCAATTGATGTGGTCTTTAGTGCTGGTGCTGCTAAGGCAACAGTTCCCGATCTAAAGGATGCTAAATCTGAAGATGACGCGAATAAAACACTTGGCGACGCCGGCTTGAAACTTGGAAAAATTATCCTGAAGGATAGTCCGACCAACATAGATGTACCACCTGCCGGCACAGTTTTAAGTCAGAGTCCTGCTGCACAAACCTCTGTTGAAGCTGGTAGTTCTGTTGATGTCACCATCTCTTCCGGAAAAGTTACTGTCCCGTATGTAGTAGGAGAAACCAAGACTCAGGCGAATAACGATCTAGTTAATTCTGGCTTTAATGTGCAGGTAATTTTTGAGCCACATTGGGATAAACCCGATGGCATTGTTCTGGCACAGACTCCGGGTAAGGGGCAGGGAGGTGCTCCTGGCAGTAAAGTCACGCTGACGGTCTCCAAACTCGTACCTAAGCCAACGCAAAGCCCTACTCCATCAGTGAGCCCATCTGCGTCAACGTCGCCCGTCCCATAA
- a CDS encoding rhomboid family intramembrane serine protease — translation MVNAPVGFQCPDCAAISNPRGTRTASVQRSGPLAAMPAVSRNIFVACIAIFLAGKIFGSANDWVWRFGMWPDGVAQGQWSRLLAATFLHSGILHIAFNMYALYVLGPNLENLLGSRKFFALYFLSALGGSTAGLWFSDPASTSIGASGAIFGLLTATIIIGRHLRADVSQLVVLLLINVALGFSGGIDWRAHLGGAATGALIASIYVRDPALNKSTPHRLGTAAVAIGLIVLIFLRCQQLVS, via the coding sequence ATGGTGAATGCGCCAGTTGGCTTTCAATGCCCAGACTGTGCTGCAATTAGCAACCCTCGAGGAACTCGCACTGCAAGTGTTCAGCGTTCCGGCCCGCTGGCCGCAATGCCAGCCGTTAGCAGAAATATCTTTGTGGCTTGTATTGCAATTTTTCTCGCTGGGAAAATATTTGGCAGTGCAAATGATTGGGTCTGGCGATTTGGCATGTGGCCAGACGGTGTAGCGCAGGGTCAATGGTCACGATTGCTGGCGGCTACGTTTCTACATTCAGGAATTCTGCACATCGCGTTTAACATGTATGCCTTGTATGTTTTAGGCCCAAACCTAGAAAACCTATTAGGCTCGCGAAAGTTTTTCGCACTTTACTTTCTATCTGCACTCGGTGGTTCTACCGCTGGACTATGGTTTTCTGATCCAGCTTCTACATCAATCGGAGCGAGTGGGGCGATTTTTGGCCTGCTTACCGCAACCATAATTATTGGCCGACATTTGCGAGCCGATGTTTCACAACTGGTAGTGCTGCTGCTCATAAACGTGGCACTTGGCTTTTCCGGCGGGATAGATTGGCGAGCTCATTTAGGTGGCGCGGCTACGGGTGCTCTAATCGCATCAATTTATGTCCGAGACCCAGCGCTAAATAAATCAACGCCACATCGGCTTGGCACTGCAGCAGTGGCTATTGGACTAATAGTTCTCATTTTTTTGCGGTGCCAGCAGTTGGTCAGCTGA